A region of the Oncorhynchus nerka isolate Pitt River linkage group LG26, Oner_Uvic_2.0, whole genome shotgun sequence genome:
CCTTTTCGCTGAAAGCTTCGATCTGTAGTCAAATGTCTCCACAGACGTGAAGTACTTTCCCATGAATTCAGATCCACAAAGGAATTCTTCAGCATCAGCATGAAGATGGGTTACAGACTGAAAGAAAGGTCTGTCACAGTCCTGAAATGACACCGTCTGGCCTTTGAGCTGGAGACTCAGGTTCTGTTTAGATGTGATGTTACTGCCGATAGTCAACTGCATTGGCCTCATAGCTGAACTAATGTACAGATGAGTCAGTTGACTCAGAATTCCTCCAAATATAAGTGTCAGATTCAGCTTGATCACAGGTTCTGTTAGTGGATTGTTCACTTGCCCGAGAAACACTTGTCTAAGAGACATGAGGTGTGTGAAAGACATCGCCTCAATGTTGTGAATAAGTGGATTGTTCCTGAGGTCTAACCATGTCAAACTATGTAAACCATAAAATGTGTTTGCATTTATCTGTGTTATGTTATTACTTGTAATGTCCAAGGACTCCAGATTTGTCAATCCCAGGAAAGCAAAGTCTTCAATGTTTGAAATGAAATTCTGTGTCAAGTCCAGATACTGCAGCTTAACAAGACAGATCAATTGTTTTGCAAAAAGTATTTGTACATTGATTAACAAAGTGAGTTTTGTTAACCAGGTGATTGGTTGTTTTTGGAAGGAGCAAATCTCAGGGTTTTTAAATCTCTCAGGAAATCTATGTCTAATTTGTTAAGTTTTTTGAGACTGGAAAGAAAATTCCATTCCAAATGGGTAGTAGGATGGAAAGACAAAGGTACACTTAAATACATATATTCTAGCCCAGTGCACAATTCAACACTGGACATAGAGAGGCTGCTTGTATTGGCATTGTTTACGAATATTTTCTTGATTGAAAGCAAAAACACAACATTACAGATACTTTCAATATCAATGACATTGATCCCATAGCAACTGAAGTCCTGTATCTGCTGAATCCCAGACAGGGGAAGGTGCAGTAGGACTTCCTGGCTGAAAACCCCTGTTAACCTTGTGAGGTTCTGGAGCCAAGCCAGTGAACCTTcctctatatgtgttatttcaacaAATGAGAAGTCAGAGAATGCTAGATTGTTAAAAACAGGTTTCATGCTTTCGTTGGTGTTTAAAATGGAGCAGTTTGATTGGTTTATCGATTGTATCTCTGGTGCTACTATTTTTAGCTCTATAAGTGACTTTATATTCATTATTCTGCATAGTATATCTGACAAATCATATACACAGGGTTCACTAATGATTAATCTTTGTAACTGAGGGATGCCATGGAAAACATCTGGGGCCATTGCTGTTAACCTGTAACCCTGTATGGTCAAATCACATAACTTAACTAGATCTATGAATGTATGGGGCCCAATATGACAATCACAGCACCCAGAGCCTGTTCCCCATTTATCTATCAAGTACATATGTTGTAGATTTAGAAGGTGACTGTTCCCAGTTGGAAGAATTTGAGTAAAACAGCCATCAATGTACAGGTACTCCAGATCCTGAAACTGAGAGAAAAAGCCCAGAGACATGGATCTATTTTCACCATGTGTCATATATATGCAGAGGGTATTGATATTAGGGGGAAGTCCAAGTAGATCCTCCTCGATGGCTGTGACATCTTGACAGGCAGCAGTGTAACGTTCTGCATGATGAGGTATGTGGCTGCAGATCCAGGTGGGAAAGTGTTCCAAGTCTTCACTACTGTCATAAATCTGGCATTTAGGATGCATCCATCCACTAGAACTCTGAATCCACAGGAACAGGACGGCAGGGTGGGAAAACATAGATCTCATCTCTTCCAACGTCAGTCAAATCTACTGAGATAATTGTCAGAATAGTTTGGTTCCGGTGGATATCTGTAGAACGTTGGTTTGATACAGTAAAACCCTTATGAACACTGTAAACAGTATGGAGTCTCTCGTCTTCTGGTTTGATACAGTAAAACCCTTATGAACACTGTAAACAGTATGGAGTCTCTCGTCTTCTGGTTTGATACAGTAAAACCCTTATGAACACTGTAAACAGTATGGAGTCTCTCGTCTTCTGGTTTGATACAGTAAAACCCTTATGAACACTGTAAACAGTATGGAGTCTCTCGTCTTCTTGTTGTTTGTCAGATGGGTTCCTCCTTGGTAACTAACAGCAGTTCATACCTTTGGTTGTTCCAATGTTCCTCCCTTTCACCCTGCAGTTGAATTGTATCTCAAGGTAACAGGAGTAAATATTTAATGGTTAGTTTGGTTCCAAAAGTAAAGAAACAATAAAATGTCCCACAGACAATGAAGAAATGAATGCAGAGCTGCAACGTGTTCTCTGACCGACACAGTTGATGTCTGAATGTGTCCGAGGAGCAGCATCCTGTTTGTACAGCACAGTCACACAGGATGTTAAACAGCTTGTGAAAGTCTATTTTGACCtgttttacctctctctctttcagttccTGAAAACAAAAATAATGTCTAGAAAAATGACAATTGACACGAAGGACCTGTTGGGACGGGATTGATTACAGAAGACTCAAATGTCTGTAGATTGTAATGAAAAATGAATTGGATTGGAtgtcaaccaagacctcagaaaaaaactgtagtcctccacaagtctggttcaaccttgggagcaattcccaaacacctgaaggtgccatgttcatctgtacaaacaatagtactgtCACAATCATCGTCAAGGAAATGgacggaccaaggtgcagtgtggtgagcgtaaatttttctttattttaaagaATGTTGCCAACAAAACAGTAAACTACAAAACGAACATGAAGCTCCGTAAGGCAATACATGCATTCAACGAAGACAACAACCCACAAACGagaaaaggaaaaaaggctgcctcaGTATGATTCCCACTCAgacacaacgatagacagctgtccatgattgagaatcatacctgGTCAAAAACAAAGAACCAGAAAGCATAGACTttccgagtcacaccctgaccaaacaaacagAGAATAAAAGCATCTCTACGGTGAGGgcttgacagtaccccccccccccccccccccacacacacacacacacttttgggtccgggtgggcatctatctTGGTGACGGCTCTGGTAAAGGACGCAGACCCCACTCCACCTCTGGCTCCCCCCACTTTTGTGGCGCATCTGGTGCGGGGACCCTCGTCGCctaccccggactggggaccctctccgcaggccccggactgaggaccctcgctgcaggccccggactggggaccctctccACAGTCCCCGGACTGAGaaccctcgctgcaggccccggactggggaccctctccgcaggccccagactggggaccctctccgcaggccccggactggggaccctcgctgccctaggagcaggcacaggactcaccaggctggggagacatactggaggcctggtctgtggagcaggcacaggtcgaaccaggctgtgggggagcactggagatct
Encoded here:
- the LOC115127396 gene encoding LOW QUALITY PROTEIN: toll-like receptor 13 (The sequence of the model RefSeq protein was modified relative to this genomic sequence to represent the inferred CDS: deleted 2 bases in 1 codon) — encoded protein: MRSMFSHPAVLFLWIQSSSGWMHPKCQIYDSSEDLEHFPTWICSHIPHHAERYTAACQDVTAIEEDLLGLPPNINTLCIYMTHGENRSMSLGFFSQFQDLEYLYIDGCFTQILPTGNSHLLNLQHMYLIDKWGTGSGCCDCHIGPHTFIDLVKLCDLTIQGYRLTAMAPDVFHGIPQLQRLIISEPCVYDLSDILCRIMNIKSLIELKIVAPEIQSINQSNCSILNTNESMKPVFNNLAFSDFSFVEITHIEEGSLAWLQNLTRLTGVFSQEVLLHLPLSGIQQIQDFSCYGINVIDIESICNVVFLLSIKKIFVNNANTSSLSMSSVELCTGLEYMYLSVPLSFHPTTHLEWNFLSSLKKLNKLDIDFLRDKNPEICSFQKQPITWLTKLTLLINVQILFAKQLICLVKLQYLDLTQNFISNIEDFAFLGLTNLESLDITSNNITQINANTFYGLHSLTWLDLRNNPLIHNIEAMSFTHLMSLRQVFLGQVNNPLTEPVIKLNLTLIFGGILSQLTHLYISSAMRPMQLTIGSNITSKQNLSLQLKGQTVSFQDCDRPFFQSVTHLHADAEEFLCGSEFMGKYFTSVETFDYRSKLSAKRVDLSSINQLIHLRKLTLRQVDLLIQRSADIIFHNLTKLEVVEMYHCRIYSLEGSLTKDLKSLKTLYLHIENIYNVFYSFTEPLSSLKYLTFNNLQMFCSCDNAWLITWAKGYRQVEVIMLTPYTSPVMYALEDLICLSDNGIDTPNFVRYTEANCTTEEVGFVLFAATGLGVLFFMLVVFVHNITLGWLSEDMRSNTRGRYHYDVFVSYSGKDERWVLKELLPNLEQRGPPFLRLCLHSRDFQLGKDIVENITDSLYRSRHTLCLVSRNYLLSNWCSLEMKLATYRLQVEQRDILLLVFLEKIPPRRLSAHHRLARLLKTRTYLDWPQDPNQHQAFWDRLWAKLKPLSET